One segment of Zonotrichia albicollis isolate bZonAlb1 chromosome 4, bZonAlb1.hap1, whole genome shotgun sequence DNA contains the following:
- the LOC141728984 gene encoding dromaiocalcin-1-like has translation MGPATFLGLCLLGCLMLPPSLPGAEATRCPRGWLSFEGHCYGYFGQQLSWRRAEAWCQATRGAHLASLHSPEEHRALAAFLARRPRRGEDDEEGDKDRDRDRDKEESVWIGLHRRRQGWLWADGSPRHYWAWEGDDGPKGHPCIAMEDSAGFMAWEGEACGERKPFICKYPA, from the exons ATGGGTCCCGCCACATtcctggggctctgcctgctggggtGCCTGATGCTGCCCCCCTCCCTGCcgg ggGCCGAGGCCACTCGGTGTCCCCGCGGCTGGCTGTCCTTCGAGGGACACTGCTACGGCTACTTcgggcagcagctgagctggcggAGGGCTGAG GCGTGGTGCCAGGCCACCCGCGGGGCGCACCTGGCGTCGCTGCACAGCCCCGAGGAGCACCGGGCGCTCGCCGCCTTCCTggcgcggcggccgcggcgcGGAGAGGACGATGAGGAGGGcgacaaggacagggacagggacagggacaaggaggagAGCGTCTGGATCGGCCTGCACCGGCGG cgccagggctggctctgggctGACGGGTCCCCGCGCCACTACTGGGCCTGGGAGGGGGACGATGGCCCCAAGGGACATCCCTGCATCGCCATGGAGGACTCGgcag GGTTCATGGCCTGGGAGGGCGAGGCCTGTGGGGAGCGCAAACCCTTCATCTGCAAATACCCGGCCTAG